A region of Neovison vison isolate M4711 chromosome 7, ASM_NN_V1, whole genome shotgun sequence DNA encodes the following proteins:
- the LOC122914147 gene encoding olfactory receptor 52D1-like: protein MTSCNNSIPQPLIFVLAGIPGLESSHGWFSVPFFLVFVITIIGNATILCIIRVEKSLHEPMFLLLAMLSIVDLSLVSVTVPRMLGIFWMNAKEISFKACLTQMFFIPSFYVMESGILLAMAFDRFVAIWFPLRYTTILANSILGKMALAVLARAMAVLTPAPILAKRLEGFQTHIIAYSYCAYMAVVQIACGDVSNHIVYGLMVIVASVGFDLFFIILSYGLILHAVFHIPSWEARGKALSTCGSHLCIIALFYSPVVFSVLAQILGYHMAPYLQIIIDNLYFLVPPMVNPLIYGARTKQMRERVLWIFHCHRH, encoded by the coding sequence ATGACCTCTTGCAACAACTCCATTCCTCAACCCCTGATATTTGTCCTGGCTGGAATTCCTGGCCTAGAATCTTCCCACGGCtggttctctgtgccttttttcTTGGTGTTTGTCATTACAATTATTGGGAATGCCACCATCTTATGCATCATCAGAGTGGAGAAGAGTCTTCACGAGCCCATGTTTCTCCTACTGGCCATGCTATCTATTGTTGACCTGTCCCTTGTCAGTGTCACTGTGCCTCGCATGCTGGGTATCTTCTGGATGAATGCCAAAGAGATCAGCTTCAAGGCCTGCCTCACACAGATGTTTTTTATCCCTTCTTTTTACGTCATGGAGTCTGGGATCCTCTTAGCCATGGCTTTTGACAGATTTGTGGCTATCTGGTTCCCTCTGAGATATACAACCATCCTTGCTAACAGCATACTTGGGAAGATGGCACTGGCTGTCCTGGCAAGGGCAATGGCAGTGCTGACTCCAGCACCCATCCTGGCAAAAAGACTGGAAGGCTTCCAAACTCACATCATAGCTTACTCCTACTGTGCCTACATGGCTGTGGTGCAGATAGCCTGTGGAGACGTGTCCAACCACATTGTCTATGGCCTCATGGTTATTGTAGCATCTGTGGGATTTGATCTGTTTTTTATCATTCTGTCATATGGGCTGATTCTTCATGCTGTCTTTCACATCCCCTCTTGGGAGGCACGGGGCAAAGCTCTCAGTACTTGTGGCTCCCATCTTTGTATTATAGCTCTCTTTTATTCTCCTGTTGTCTTCTCTGTCCTGGCCCAGATTTTAGGCTATCATATGGCTCCCTATCTACAGATTATTATTGACAATCTCTACTTTCTTGTGCCTCCCATGGTCAACCCCCTGATTTATGGGGCTCGGACTAAGCAAATGCGGGAGAGGGTGCTGTGGATCTTCCACTGTCATAGACATTGA